A window of the Methanoculleus horonobensis genome harbors these coding sequences:
- a CDS encoding DHA2 family efflux MFS transporter permease subunit produces MHQPAGSASRQQYTLLMVSIALAMFMTSLDGTIVNIALPTISTIFDLPSTTVSWVATAYLLVLTGSILVFGKVGDRIGFKTVFLVGFGVFTAGSFFCGFFPEVFDSFETLIASRVLQAIGGAMIAAIAPALVAAYLPMKMKGKAMGVVTTFAAFGTAAGPVLGGILTQYLSWNWIFYINVPVGAAAILLGSYAIPAGVTASGTPSPFDRLGAVLIFAGLGSLIYAVSQGSALGWTDPTILAALAAAVIALGYLVLHERRTADPLLDFRLFNNRNFLYVNLMLALAYFLMGGVNYLLPFFLELVKGFDPSTSGLVLTALSFAMMASGFLSGMLINRVGNRRLCIAGALVISAGYLMFRFFSAESTIYFISGALAAVGFGLGLMLSPGTNMVMNMAPRDRQGMVSSLISVERTGPITLGISFISMIFVQAMLMVASHRHVTTSSPAEIRIDVLATGFDLVFFAVFALSLGVIALALLSRDEVHADNLEEETPGIAAAGA; encoded by the coding sequence ATGCATCAGCCGGCCGGCAGCGCCTCGCGGCAGCAGTATACCCTGCTCATGGTCTCGATCGCCCTTGCGATGTTCATGACGTCGCTTGACGGCACGATCGTGAACATCGCTCTTCCCACGATATCGACGATCTTCGACCTCCCCTCGACAACGGTCAGCTGGGTTGCAACGGCATACCTGCTGGTGCTGACGGGCTCTATCCTCGTCTTCGGCAAGGTGGGCGACCGGATCGGGTTCAAGACAGTGTTCCTCGTCGGGTTCGGCGTCTTCACGGCAGGCTCGTTCTTCTGCGGATTCTTCCCGGAAGTCTTTGACTCGTTCGAGACGCTGATCGCTTCACGGGTGCTCCAGGCGATCGGCGGGGCGATGATCGCCGCCATCGCCCCGGCCCTGGTCGCGGCGTACCTCCCGATGAAGATGAAGGGGAAGGCGATGGGGGTCGTGACCACGTTCGCGGCCTTCGGGACCGCGGCCGGCCCGGTTCTCGGGGGCATCCTGACGCAGTACCTCTCCTGGAACTGGATCTTCTACATCAACGTCCCCGTGGGCGCCGCAGCCATCCTGCTCGGCTCCTACGCGATACCGGCAGGCGTCACGGCGTCCGGCACGCCCTCGCCGTTCGACCGGCTCGGCGCGGTTCTGATATTCGCCGGGCTTGGATCGCTCATATATGCCGTCAGCCAGGGTTCCGCGCTCGGATGGACCGACCCGACGATCCTTGCGGCACTCGCGGCTGCCGTTATCGCGCTCGGCTACCTCGTCCTCCACGAGCGGAGGACGGCCGACCCGCTCCTCGACTTCCGGCTCTTTAACAACCGCAACTTCCTCTACGTCAACCTCATGCTCGCCCTCGCCTACTTCCTCATGGGCGGCGTCAACTACCTCCTCCCGTTCTTCCTCGAACTGGTGAAGGGCTTCGACCCCTCGACCTCCGGGCTCGTTCTCACCGCGCTCTCGTTCGCCATGATGGCGAGCGGCTTCCTCTCCGGGATGCTCATAAACCGTGTCGGGAACCGGAGACTCTGTATCGCCGGCGCACTCGTCATCTCCGCAGGCTACCTGATGTTCCGGTTCTTCTCGGCGGAGAGCACGATATACTTCATCAGCGGAGCGCTTGCCGCCGTCGGATTCGGGCTCGGCCTCATGCTCTCGCCCGGCACGAACATGGTGATGAACATGGCACCCCGCGACCGGCAGGGCATGGTATCGAGCCTCATCTCCGTGGAGCGCACCGGCCCGATCACCCTCGGCATCTCCTTCATCAGCATGATCTTCGTCCAGGCGATGCTCATGGTCGCGTCGCACCGCCACGTCACGACGTCGTCCCCGGCGGAGATCAGGATAGACGTGCTCGCCACGGGGTTCGACCTCGTCTTCTTCGCCGTCTTTGCCCTCTCCCTCGGCGTCATCGCCCTTGCTCTCTTAAGCCGGGACGAGGTTCATGCCGACAACCTCGAAGAAGAGACACCCGGCATTGCGGCCGCCGGGGCGTGA
- a CDS encoding PAS domain S-box protein encodes MIRDHETPNKGSETTQYLENLIRYANAPIIVWDASLRITRFNNAFERLTGRAAGEVIGRSPEILFPEARREELMVLIRETTAGERWETVEIPILTADGRIRTVLWNSAAVYEDDQKTVSSVIAQGNDITERKRAEEALQRAHDELERRVLERTLKLREANEALQTGIAERIGAEEAVKAERKRLYDVLEMLPVYVILLSPDYHVPFANRFFRERFGESDGRCCFDYLFSRSEPCENCESYNVLKTGAPHHWEWTGPDGRNYDIFDFPFTEADGSLHILEVGIDITKRKRAEEALQRLNETLEERVAERTDELAKANAILNAICENTPAPIYVTDHRSRLVMCNPAVLRTIGRTHPEVLGKSEAELFGPEVGAPIVAHDQRVMETGITETFEEEIGDRIFYMTKTPLRDIQGEITGVIAVGTEITELKRAEAQKQRLLEQLQQSAEEMEVQNEELQCTTEQLQEKTEELALLNRALQESEEHFRSLIENASDIILLLDMQRRITYASPSVKQIGGYEPENLIGTDVLDLLHPDDVTKAVETVKTGMDRPSARLTFEVRIRDSSGRWIILDITGANLIREGSERRFIVNARDITDRKHAEEERNRLIASHEEAHREANLYLDIITHDIRNANNVSSIYADLMLDLLEGPERTYAQKLRDSISRSTEILMNVSTIRRIHTSSTGFSPVDLSMVVSEEAGNFRGASIRREIPPLEVMADNLLSTVFMNLIGNSVKFGGPDVEIVVRAEEQDGEVLVAVEDNGPGVPDDVKERLFHRFERGKARGRGDGLGLFICRTVIERYGGRIWIDDRVPGRPEDGAAFRFTLKPANQDPTS; translated from the coding sequence TTGATACGCGATCACGAAACACCTAATAAAGGATCTGAAACGACTCAGTACCTGGAGAACCTGATCAGATACGCCAATGCCCCCATCATCGTCTGGGATGCGAGTCTCAGGATAACGCGGTTCAACAACGCCTTCGAGCGGTTGACGGGGCGGGCCGCGGGGGAGGTCATCGGCCGGTCGCCGGAGATCCTCTTTCCCGAAGCCCGGCGTGAAGAACTGATGGTTCTCATCCGCGAGACAACAGCCGGGGAGCGGTGGGAGACCGTCGAGATCCCCATACTCACGGCGGACGGCAGGATCAGGACGGTTCTCTGGAACTCCGCCGCCGTGTACGAAGACGACCAAAAGACGGTCTCCTCGGTCATCGCGCAGGGCAACGACATCACCGAACGCAAGCGGGCCGAAGAGGCGCTGCAGAGAGCGCACGACGAACTCGAGAGGCGCGTCCTGGAACGCACCCTCAAACTCCGGGAGGCGAACGAAGCGCTCCAGACCGGGATTGCTGAGCGCATCGGAGCAGAGGAGGCAGTGAAGGCCGAGCGGAAACGGCTCTACGACGTCCTCGAGATGCTGCCGGTATACGTGATACTCCTCTCACCGGACTACCATGTGCCCTTCGCCAACCGCTTCTTCCGGGAGCGGTTCGGCGAATCCGACGGCCGGTGCTGCTTCGATTACCTCTTCTCGCGATCGGAGCCCTGCGAGAACTGCGAGTCCTACAACGTCCTGAAGACGGGAGCGCCCCACCACTGGGAGTGGACCGGCCCGGACGGCCGCAATTACGACATCTTCGACTTCCCGTTCACCGAAGCGGACGGCTCCCTCCACATTCTTGAGGTGGGCATCGATATCACCAAACGCAAGCGGGCCGAGGAGGCGCTGCAACGGCTGAACGAGACGCTTGAGGAGCGCGTAGCCGAACGCACGGACGAACTTGCGAAGGCCAACGCCATCCTCAACGCCATCTGCGAGAATACACCGGCGCCCATCTACGTCACCGATCACCGGAGCCGTCTTGTGATGTGTAACCCCGCCGTGCTCCGGACAATCGGCAGAACGCACCCCGAAGTGCTCGGGAAGTCGGAGGCCGAACTCTTCGGCCCGGAGGTCGGAGCACCCATCGTAGCCCACGACCAGCGCGTTATGGAGACCGGGATCACCGAGACCTTCGAGGAAGAGATCGGCGACCGGATCTTCTACATGACAAAGACCCCGCTCCGGGACATCCAGGGGGAGATCACCGGGGTCATCGCCGTCGGAACGGAGATTACGGAACTGAAGCGGGCGGAAGCGCAGAAACAGAGACTCCTGGAGCAGTTGCAGCAGTCAGCCGAAGAGATGGAGGTTCAGAACGAAGAGCTGCAGTGCACCACCGAGCAGTTGCAGGAGAAGACCGAAGAACTGGCACTTCTCAACCGGGCCCTGCAGGAGAGCGAGGAGCACTTCCGTTCCCTCATCGAGAACGCATCCGATATCATCCTTCTCCTGGATATGCAGAGACGCATCACCTATGCGAGCCCTTCGGTGAAGCAGATCGGGGGTTATGAGCCCGAGAACCTCATCGGCACGGACGTGCTCGACCTCCTGCACCCCGACGACGTTACAAAGGCCGTAGAAACCGTGAAAACCGGAATGGACAGGCCATCCGCGAGGCTCACGTTCGAGGTCAGGATCAGGGATTCTTCCGGCCGGTGGATCATCCTCGACATCACGGGTGCGAACCTGATCCGGGAAGGGAGCGAGCGGCGATTCATCGTGAACGCACGCGACATCACCGACCGAAAACATGCCGAGGAGGAGCGGAATCGACTGATCGCCAGTCATGAGGAGGCGCACCGGGAGGCGAACCTCTACCTCGACATCATCACCCACGACATCAGGAACGCAAACAATGTATCGAGCATCTACGCCGACCTCATGCTCGATCTGCTCGAGGGCCCCGAGAGAACCTACGCCCAAAAACTCCGCGACAGCATATCGCGGAGCACCGAGATCCTCATGAACGTCTCGACGATCAGGCGCATTCACACCAGTTCGACCGGGTTTTCACCGGTCGACCTCAGCATGGTCGTCAGCGAGGAGGCCGGAAACTTCCGCGGCGCATCGATACGCCGGGAGATTCCGCCGCTCGAGGTCATGGCGGACAACCTCCTCTCCACGGTCTTCATGAACCTCATCGGCAACAGCGTCAAGTTCGGCGGGCCGGACGTGGAGATCGTCGTCCGGGCGGAGGAGCAGGACGGCGAGGTGCTGGTGGCGGTCGAGGACAACGGGCCCGGCGTGCCCGACGACGTGAAGGAGAGACTCTTCCACCGCTTCGAGCGGGGGAAGGCACGGGGGAGGGGCGACGGGCTCGGGCTATTCATCTGCAGGACAGTCATCGAGCGCTACGGCGGGCGAATCTGGATCGATGACCGCGTGCCCGGCCGTCCGGAGGATGGGGCGGCATTCAGGTTCACGCTCAAACCGGCAAACCAGGATCCCACTTCGTGA
- a CDS encoding dipeptidase: protein MLLLVSNAAACTVFAITPGASEDGSMYVGHTNDGVGKDWRNIDDISLSFVPAADHAPGEKRPVFFDPDSGSDAAGGEDSSDSGLVLGYIDQVPHTYAYYTGSYGMMNEHQLLSAECTEYAKVELSAAEGKRIFYSSELSNVALERCTKAREAVELVGGLIDTYGYYGTGETLIFADPEEAWVIEICSSLDEADGGGLWVAQKIPDGEVFVAANEFRIREIVAGNPDQIYSKDLFTKLEEAGVWSPANGTLDWLEAVSYGEYAHPYYSLMRVWRIQDRLAPSLNLSPYVENSYTKAYPFTITPDEKVNLTGAFSLFRDHYEGTGFDLSTGEAAGPFGNPYRYLGPDDSHTDFQNASYMEVRAGANPRPVSAVFCSYSYVAQARSSLPDPVGGVLWFGPAVAYETVYAPIYAGATNVSAAYAAGDRLTYDSSTAYWTFDLVTNWAMLRYDAMIDEITAKQGELEAESIALVQETDRAAADLIAAGDNEGAARLLTNVTVTRGDEIIDEWHALTGTLIVTYSNGLITDPATEAVEEPGYPAWWLNETGYQYGPRVYELDELRATGGLNYTGSTVRVPKNATFAEIRELI, encoded by the coding sequence GTGCTTCTGCTGGTATCGAATGCAGCGGCATGCACCGTCTTTGCGATAACGCCGGGCGCATCCGAAGACGGATCGATGTATGTCGGGCATACGAACGACGGTGTCGGGAAAGACTGGAGAAACATCGACGACATCAGCCTCTCTTTCGTCCCCGCGGCCGACCATGCGCCCGGAGAGAAGAGGCCGGTCTTCTTCGATCCCGACAGCGGTTCGGATGCGGCGGGAGGCGAGGACAGCAGCGATTCGGGCCTTGTTCTCGGGTATATCGACCAGGTGCCGCACACCTACGCCTACTACACCGGGTCGTACGGTATGATGAACGAACACCAGCTCCTCTCCGCCGAATGCACCGAATACGCGAAGGTCGAGCTCAGTGCAGCCGAAGGAAAGCGGATCTTCTACTCCTCCGAGCTCTCGAACGTGGCGCTCGAGCGGTGCACGAAAGCACGTGAGGCGGTTGAACTGGTCGGCGGCCTGATCGACACCTACGGCTACTACGGAACCGGCGAGACACTCATCTTCGCCGACCCGGAGGAGGCGTGGGTCATCGAGATCTGCTCGAGCCTCGATGAGGCGGACGGCGGAGGCCTCTGGGTCGCACAGAAGATCCCCGACGGAGAGGTCTTCGTCGCGGCAAACGAGTTCAGGATCCGCGAAATCGTTGCCGGCAACCCCGACCAGATCTACTCGAAGGATCTCTTCACCAAACTCGAAGAGGCGGGCGTATGGTCGCCTGCGAACGGCACCCTCGACTGGCTCGAGGCCGTCAGTTACGGCGAGTATGCGCATCCCTACTACTCGCTGATGCGGGTCTGGCGCATCCAGGACCGGCTTGCCCCGTCGCTCAACCTGAGCCCGTACGTCGAGAACTCCTACACGAAGGCGTACCCGTTCACCATCACGCCCGACGAGAAGGTCAACCTCACCGGGGCGTTCTCGCTCTTCCGGGACCACTACGAGGGAACCGGGTTCGACCTCTCTACCGGCGAGGCTGCAGGGCCGTTCGGGAACCCGTACCGCTACTTAGGGCCCGACGACAGCCACACGGATTTCCAGAACGCGTCGTACATGGAGGTCCGTGCCGGGGCGAACCCGCGGCCGGTCTCGGCGGTCTTCTGCAGTTACAGTTACGTCGCCCAGGCACGCTCCTCCCTCCCCGATCCGGTGGGAGGCGTGCTCTGGTTCGGTCCGGCGGTCGCGTACGAGACGGTCTATGCACCGATCTATGCGGGCGCAACGAACGTATCCGCTGCGTACGCGGCCGGCGACCGGTTAACATATGATAGCAGTACCGCGTACTGGACATTCGACCTTGTGACGAACTGGGCCATGCTCCGCTACGACGCGATGATCGACGAAATCACCGCAAAACAGGGCGAGCTCGAGGCCGAATCGATAGCCCTCGTGCAGGAGACCGACCGAGCGGCGGCCGACCTCATCGCCGCCGGCGACAATGAAGGGGCGGCACGTCTCCTCACGAACGTCACGGTCACGCGGGGCGATGAGATCATCGACGAGTGGCACGCCCTCACGGGCACGCTGATCGTCACATATTCGAACGGCCTCATCACCGACCCGGCGACGGAGGCGGTCGAGGAGCCCGGGTACCCGGCGTGGTGGCTGAACGAGACCGGGTACCAGTACGGGCCGCGGGTCTACGAACTGGATGAACTCCGCGCGACCGGCGGGCTGAACTACACCGGCAGCACTGTCCGGGTCCCGAAGAATGCAACGTTTGCAGAGATCCGGGAACTTATCTGA
- a CDS encoding dienelactone hydrolase family protein, producing MRSVILLAAVVSLLLLVGSAGAADVGTAGVRNATTVNIQSGGQSYPAYITMPDDGGPYPAVVLIHSFNGLEEGYRVMADRLATEGFVVIAPEWQTFEEAPADNVTEALVRDTVAYLGTRPEVNESSIGLTGFCAGGRYTMLFLPRIEEFSAGVAWYGFPYSGGQANGTPPAEFIENITDPMLIIHGTADEPSPVADIYRYATDLDEAGKYFELKVYQGEPHGFMIGEGGQLVETPVAESAYSEMAGFFNQRLAGA from the coding sequence ATGAGAAGTGTGATCCTGCTTGCAGCGGTCGTATCCCTGCTCCTCCTCGTCGGCAGTGCGGGCGCCGCGGATGTCGGGACTGCCGGGGTGCGGAACGCAACGACGGTGAACATCCAGAGCGGCGGCCAGAGTTATCCGGCCTACATCACGATGCCCGATGACGGCGGCCCGTATCCTGCCGTGGTGCTGATCCACTCCTTCAACGGCCTGGAGGAGGGCTACCGGGTCATGGCCGACCGCCTGGCGACAGAGGGGTTCGTTGTCATCGCCCCTGAGTGGCAGACCTTCGAAGAGGCGCCGGCGGACAACGTGACGGAGGCGCTGGTTCGAGATACGGTCGCGTATCTTGGAACCCGGCCGGAGGTCAACGAGAGCAGCATCGGCCTGACGGGGTTCTGCGCGGGCGGACGCTACACGATGCTCTTCCTGCCCCGGATCGAGGAGTTCAGTGCAGGTGTCGCCTGGTACGGCTTCCCCTACTCCGGCGGGCAGGCGAACGGGACTCCCCCGGCGGAGTTCATCGAGAACATCACCGACCCGATGCTGATCATCCACGGCACTGCGGACGAGCCGAGCCCGGTGGCGGATATCTACCGGTATGCGACCGACCTCGATGAGGCCGGGAAGTACTTCGAGCTCAAGGTCTACCAGGGCGAGCCGCACGGGTTCATGATCGGCGAGGGCGGGCAGCTGGTGGAGACGCCTGTCGCAGAGAGCGCTTATTCGGAGATGGCGGGTTTTTTCAATCAGCGACTGGCGGGCGCGTAA
- a CDS encoding DUF169 domain-containing protein, producing MDTALRDAYTRLHGKYFPGAELPIAFEVGGSTDGVEEAPAPKGWRCFVCDLVKVRNGKSLAFSEDSIGCRGGRFYLGYDAERFPDFRYFLSCGKPGEMEGERYKQTPEIVDELDRGTARIPMKGKSIVFKRWDNLTDADNPDAVVFFARPEVLSGLFTLANFDQSDPNGVICPFGAGCSSVFYFPWLEQQSENPKAVLGMFDPSARPCVPLDVLTMAFPMKKFTKVVGFMEESFLITGSWEKVMKKIERSDRLYSPKK from the coding sequence ATGGACACAGCACTGCGCGACGCCTACACGCGGCTCCACGGGAAGTACTTCCCGGGAGCGGAACTCCCGATCGCCTTCGAGGTCGGGGGTTCGACCGACGGGGTGGAGGAGGCCCCCGCCCCGAAGGGCTGGAGGTGCTTCGTCTGCGACCTTGTAAAGGTACGGAACGGCAAAAGCCTCGCCTTCTCCGAAGACTCCATCGGATGCCGCGGGGGGAGGTTCTACCTCGGCTACGACGCCGAGCGGTTCCCCGACTTCCGCTACTTCCTCTCCTGCGGGAAACCCGGCGAGATGGAGGGGGAGCGCTACAAGCAGACGCCGGAGATCGTCGACGAACTCGACCGGGGAACCGCCCGGATACCCATGAAAGGAAAGAGCATCGTCTTCAAGCGCTGGGACAACCTCACTGACGCGGACAACCCCGACGCCGTCGTCTTCTTCGCCCGCCCGGAGGTGCTCTCCGGCCTCTTCACGCTCGCAAACTTCGACCAGAGCGACCCGAACGGCGTCATCTGCCCGTTCGGCGCCGGGTGCAGCTCGGTCTTCTACTTCCCCTGGCTCGAGCAGCAGAGCGAGAACCCAAAAGCGGTGCTCGGGATGTTCGACCCCTCGGCACGGCCCTGTGTCCCGCTGGACGTCCTGACGATGGCCTTCCCCATGAAGAAGTTTACAAAGGTGGTCGGCTTCATGGAGGAGAGTTTCCTCATCACGGGGTCCTGGGAGAAGGTGATGAAGAAGATCGAGCGGAGCGACAGACTGTATTCACCTAAAAAATGA
- a CDS encoding aldo/keto reductase, producing MLYRKMEKTGDELSVLGFGCMRLPTKGMGIDEERAIRQIRYAVDHGVNYLDTALMYPGSEQLLGRALADGYREKVKLATKLPHMLVTSREDMDRMLDLQLRTLKTDHIDYYLIHSLTSGEGWKKMNDLGVAGFLDAAKADGRIVNAGFSSHCGVEAFKEIVDGYGWDFCQIQYNYLDETNQAGTKGLMYAASKGLGVVIMEPLRGGYLARDPPAEVRAVWDEADVKRTPAEWGLRWVWNHPEVSVVLSGMNDEQHIEENIRIAGEAHANSLTEKELAIVGRAAEAYRSLNRVGCTGCRYCMPCPAGVNIPGCFEAYNTDGGTLQSKVMYQLRIGGKMDGAEPAYASLCKNCGKCVKVCPQHLPIPEHLAEVAKEYETVGARFIGSVTEYALRLMRWNTLRKA from the coding sequence ATGCTGTATCGGAAGATGGAGAAGACCGGGGACGAACTCTCGGTACTGGGCTTCGGCTGCATGAGGCTGCCGACGAAGGGTATGGGCATCGATGAAGAACGGGCGATACGGCAGATCAGGTATGCCGTCGACCACGGGGTGAACTACCTCGACACCGCGTTGATGTACCCGGGGAGCGAACAACTCCTCGGCCGGGCGCTCGCCGACGGTTACCGGGAGAAGGTCAAACTGGCGACGAAACTGCCGCATATGCTCGTTACGTCACGCGAGGATATGGACAGGATGCTCGATCTCCAGCTCAGGACTCTGAAGACGGACCATATCGACTACTACCTGATTCACAGCCTCACGAGCGGCGAAGGCTGGAAGAAGATGAACGACCTCGGGGTCGCCGGGTTCCTCGATGCGGCAAAGGCGGACGGCCGCATCGTGAACGCGGGCTTCTCGTCCCACTGCGGCGTCGAGGCCTTCAAGGAGATCGTCGACGGCTACGGCTGGGACTTCTGCCAGATCCAGTACAATTATTTAGACGAGACGAACCAGGCGGGAACCAAGGGGCTCATGTATGCGGCTTCAAAGGGGCTCGGCGTCGTCATCATGGAGCCGCTCCGGGGCGGCTACCTTGCGAGGGACCCGCCGGCAGAGGTACGGGCGGTCTGGGACGAGGCCGACGTGAAGAGGACTCCGGCCGAATGGGGCCTCCGGTGGGTCTGGAACCACCCCGAGGTGAGCGTGGTTCTCTCGGGGATGAACGACGAGCAGCATATCGAGGAGAATATCAGGATCGCCGGCGAAGCCCACGCGAACTCTCTCACCGAGAAGGAGCTTGCGATCGTCGGCCGGGCGGCGGAGGCTTACCGCAGCCTGAACCGGGTGGGCTGCACCGGGTGCCGGTACTGCATGCCCTGTCCGGCGGGCGTGAACATCCCCGGATGCTTCGAGGCCTACAACACCGATGGTGGAACGCTCCAGTCGAAGGTGATGTATCAACTCCGTATCGGCGGGAAGATGGACGGGGCGGAACCGGCGTATGCGTCGTTATGCAAAAACTGCGGCAAGTGCGTGAAGGTATGCCCGCAGCATCTCCCCATCCCGGAGCATCTCGCGGAGGTCGCGAAGGAGTATGAGACCGTCGGCGCCCGGTTCATCGGGAGCGTGACGGAGTACGCCCTCAGGCTCATGCGCTGGAACACGCTGAGGAAAGCCTGA
- a CDS encoding TetR/AcrR family transcriptional regulator: MTEERNEKKAAIAGAAVRLFTERGFHGTPTSLIAREAGVSNGTLFHYFPKKEELINFAYFEVKSRMVEEIGRGVDGEQANREKMRRLWRNAVLWGVEHPDEYMFVQQFCSSPFVRKLPPEEFLKDAPAVYEILTETLGKTCFEGMPIEVAFSVISSPIDAVVRSIINSGGNLDRDRLIDASFEIVWRGLTGE, from the coding sequence ATGACCGAGGAGAGGAACGAAAAGAAAGCAGCCATCGCCGGAGCAGCCGTCAGGCTCTTCACGGAGAGGGGGTTCCACGGCACCCCGACATCGCTCATCGCGCGCGAGGCCGGCGTCTCGAACGGGACGCTCTTCCATTACTTCCCGAAGAAAGAGGAACTCATCAACTTCGCCTACTTCGAGGTTAAAAGCCGGATGGTGGAGGAGATCGGCAGGGGAGTCGACGGGGAACAGGCGAACAGGGAGAAGATGCGGAGATTATGGCGCAACGCGGTTCTCTGGGGGGTCGAACACCCCGACGAGTATATGTTCGTCCAGCAGTTCTGCTCGTCCCCGTTCGTCAGGAAACTGCCACCGGAGGAGTTCCTGAAGGACGCCCCGGCCGTCTACGAGATCCTTACCGAAACCCTCGGGAAGACCTGCTTCGAGGGCATGCCGATCGAGGTCGCCTTCTCCGTCATATCCTCTCCGATCGACGCCGTCGTCAGGTCGATCATCAACTCGGGCGGCAACCTTGACAGAGACCGATTGATCGACGCTTCGTTCGAGATCGTATGGAGGGGGTTGACGGGAGAATGA
- a CDS encoding DUF1673 family protein — MMPLLETIRAYLGWCPMQASMRPDLTVRPATAAAAGGQDGPLRVEPGWWKRYHNQLLITAVAFSAATAALFILFEDASGHLAMWTGLAVGVGALLGSLLSYRSRYARVAAGEFHRDNMTRRQRIVQYLRVPVASVLLATGMAYFVLGGMFDRILGIVLGMCLICWIWYGLTILWERRHKAIMIAEWGSVYTVDTATEGERV, encoded by the coding sequence ATGATGCCGCTCCTGGAGACGATCCGGGCGTATCTTGGCTGGTGCCCCATGCAGGCGTCGATGCGGCCGGATCTCACGGTGCGGCCGGCGACGGCCGCGGCGGCGGGGGGGCAGGATGGCCCCCTCCGGGTCGAACCCGGGTGGTGGAAGCGCTACCATAACCAGTTGCTGATAACGGCGGTAGCCTTCTCGGCGGCGACAGCGGCGCTCTTTATTCTGTTCGAGGATGCTTCAGGGCACCTTGCCATGTGGACGGGTCTTGCCGTCGGGGTAGGAGCGCTCCTCGGCTCTCTGCTCAGTTACCGCTCCCGGTATGCGCGGGTTGCCGCCGGCGAGTTCCACAGGGACAACATGACCCGGAGACAGCGCATTGTCCAGTACCTGAGGGTGCCGGTGGCCTCCGTTCTCCTCGCCACCGGTATGGCGTATTTTGTTCTGGGCGGGATGTTCGACCGGATTCTCGGGATCGTGCTGGGCATGTGTCTCATCTGCTGGATCTGGTACGGCCTCACGATCCTCTGGGAGCGCCGGCACAAGGCGATCATGATCGCGGAGTGGGGGTCGGTGTATACCGTGGATACGGCAACAGAGGGTGAACGCGTATGA
- a CDS encoding DUF1673 family protein, translating to MMKFFETIRRWMGWCPNAAAAGTVRRRYAAPEGEVGMAREGNRDVVEGALVDYGPIGTPGRLFILLVAAALLIGCLFVMAPAVGLFVLVIILAYSGMEIYGVMRRARVEVTPDTITITRLFRPIVIPKDAVVKVEVKENKLPIPYWLLVGALAMIFLSAAGGIYYGLSNPTSMRFISGLGAAIFFPVIFYRTYVRTHYPQILTITTEKKIAAIYTGDPERMARTLGVAG from the coding sequence ATGATGAAGTTCTTCGAGACGATACGGAGATGGATGGGCTGGTGCCCGAACGCGGCAGCGGCCGGCACCGTCCGGCGCCGGTACGCCGCGCCGGAGGGCGAGGTCGGTATGGCGAGAGAAGGCAACCGGGATGTGGTGGAGGGTGCACTGGTGGACTACGGCCCGATCGGCACTCCGGGAAGGCTCTTCATTCTGCTTGTTGCCGCCGCTCTCCTCATTGGATGCCTCTTCGTTATGGCACCTGCTGTGGGCCTTTTTGTGCTGGTCATCATACTGGCTTACTCCGGTATGGAGATCTATGGAGTCATGCGAAGAGCCCGTGTCGAGGTCACCCCGGACACGATTACCATCACGCGACTCTTTCGGCCCATCGTCATCCCGAAGGACGCCGTCGTGAAAGTGGAAGTGAAGGAGAACAAACTCCCCATCCCTTACTGGCTCCTTGTGGGGGCACTGGCGATGATCTTCCTATCGGCGGCCGGCGGTATATACTATGGACTCTCAAATCCGACCTCCATGCGGTTTATCTCCGGGCTTGGCGCTGCGATCTTCTTCCCCGTGATCTTCTACCGCACCTACGTGAGGACACATTACCCGCAAATCCTGACGATAACGACGGAGAAGAAGATCGCCGCAATCTACACCGGTGACCCCGAACGGATGGCCCGAACGCTGGGGGTGGCCGGATGA